A portion of the Diprion similis isolate iyDipSimi1 chromosome 4, iyDipSimi1.1, whole genome shotgun sequence genome contains these proteins:
- the LOC124405577 gene encoding uncharacterized protein LOC124405577 encodes MASPHRQPADLPNSPTSEVGLRDPDQHPEGAAGDNVETNHWKKMFEMQSKNMLELVRKLKEINPTQLTKMNFPEFNPDSGEIDARAWCRTVDPCLEERPVQGSALIISLSSALKGTASSWFTQVNYSGMNWTQFKEIFLARYDTVETPAAVLIRVNSGKPKDGECLPAYAGRLVTSLTARWQSKSVEQIAVATVLAHCVQNEPRLQRLAYTTDINSRSALQQELMANAYRKRQAAPENTHQKFTPNKKQKITCYTCGKLGYKSADCYHRKTHPKKFGTGQSDLKGSNNQDKGSITCFRCGRPGHISSQCKSDASAGHSNAPTKRQINVCTVQAAKSELTQSGEKYLFCFDSGAECSLIRESIANKFSGRRVQSPVTLLVIGESRVATNLQVVSRVVIDEYIVEIPFHVVPDEYLAHDILIGRDLIAQGFTAEVSRDHFCLKRTAAINVCKVGKRVENFEDINTDLIDPNCTVQRRPYRRSPEERKKDGSNRLCVDYRELNRNTVPNRCPLPLIDDQVQRLSDAVYFTTLDMASGFHQIPIHKDSVQRTAFVTPDGHYEYLSMPFGSRNAPSVFQRAINKSLSELVNTFAVCYMDDIMIPANSVEQSLERLEIVLDKLSSTGFSLNKKKCSFLKTSVDYLGYQITANEIRPNPQKVRALTESSPPSTVTQVRQLVGLASYFRQFIPKFSQFASPLYKLTAGKGKIEWKTQHEEIRQKLIKSSTSEPVLTIFNPSYPIELHTDASADGYGAVLMQRVNGKSLVVAYYSKKTTDAESRYHSYELETLKFHGC; translated from the exons ATGGCCTCGCCTCACCGGCAACCCGCTGATTTACCCAATTCCCCGACATCAGAAGTGGGATTACGGGACCCGGATCAACACCCGGAAGGCGCAGCGGGAGATAACGTCGAGACAAATCATTGGAAGAAGATGTTTGAAAtgcaaagtaaaaatatgCTCGAACTTGTCCGGAAATTGAAAGAGATAAATCCAACGCAACTAACAAAGATGAACTTTCCCGAGTTTAATCCGGATAGTGGAGAAATCGATGCGCGAGCATGGTGCAGGACCGTTGACCCTTGCCTCGAGGAACGACCTGTTCAAGGAAGTGCGTTAATAATAAGTTTAAGCAGCGCGTTGAAAGGTACCGCGTCCTCGTGGTTTACACAGGTGAACTATTCGGGAATGAATTGGACACAGTTTAAGGAAATTTTCCTGGCTCGATACGACACGGTCGAGACTCCGGCCGCCGTGCTGATCCGTGTAAATAGCGGAAAGCCAAAGGACGGTGAGTGTTTACCTGCGTATGCTGGTCGGTTAGTGACGTCACTGACAGCTCGTTGGCAGTCTAAGTCTGTGGAACAGATCGCTGTCGCCACCGTGCTGGCACATTGCGTTCAAAATGAACCACGGTTGCAACGACTTGCATATACCACGGATATAAATTCAAGGAGCGCTCTGCAGCAGGAATTGATGGCCAACGCTTACCGTAAAAGACAGGCTGCTCCCGAGAATACGCATCAAAAATTTACTCCtaacaaaaaacagaaaatcacTTGTTACACTTGCGGCAAACTCGGGTATAAGTCAGCAGACTGTTATCATCGTAAAACACACCCCAAAAAGTTTGGAACTGGACAAAGTGACCTCAAGGGCAGCAATAACCAAGACAAGGGGTCCATCACCTGCTTCAGATGTGGTAGACCTGGTCACATCTCCTCCCAATGCAAAAGCGATGCCTCAGCCGGACATTCGAACGCTCCAACCAAACGACAGATCAACGTATGCACGGTTCAAGCCGCGAAGTCTGAACTGACCCAATCGGGTGAGAagtatttgttttgttttgactCCGGAGCCGAATGCTCGTTGATAAGGGAATCCATAGCTAATAAATTTTCCGGTAGACGTGTTCAGTCACCAGTAACTCTTCTCGTTATTGGAGAATCTCGCGTGGCTACCAACTTGCAGGTTGTGTCTCGAGTCGTCATTGACGAATACATAGTCGAAATTCCTTTTCATGTAGTACCAGACGAGTACCTTGCTCATGATATTTTGATCGGTCGCGATTTGATTGCACAAGGTTTTACGGCCGAGGTATCGCGTGATCATTTTTGTCTAAAGAGAACCGCGGCTATTAATGTATGCAAAGTAGGTAAAagggtcgaaaattttgaagatataAACACCGAT TTGATCGACCCCAACTGCACTGTTCAAAGACGACCATATCGTCGAAGTCCGGAGGAAAG aaaaaaggatGGTTCTAATCGGCTATGCGTAGATTATCGCGAACTCAATCGTAACACGGTGCCTAATAGATGTCCACTACCCCTTATAGATGATCAAGTACAACGGTTGAGTGATGCTGTATATTTCACAACTCTGGACATGGCATCTGGCTTCCACCAGATACCTATTCATAAGGACTCAGTCCAACGCACAGCTTTTGTTACCCCAGACGGCCACTATGAATACTTATCTATGCCTTTTGGCTCACGAAACGCTCCTTCAGTTTTCCAAAGAGCCATCAACAAATCACTCTCGGAACTTGTAAACACGTTTGCAGTCTGCTATATGGACGATATTATGATTCCAGCGAATTCAGTAGAACAGTCGCTAGAAAGACTTGAGATAGTACTAGATAAACTCAGCAGTACGGGTTTTTctctgaacaaaaagaaatgttCATTTCTAAAGACGAGCGTTGACTATCTGGGGTACCAAATTACGGCAAACGAAATACGACCTAACCCACAAAAAGTAAGAGCATTAACGGAATCCTCACCTCCGAGTACCGTTACGCAAGTTAGGCAGCTAGTAGGCCTTGCTTCATATTTTCGTCAATTCATCccaaaattttcccaattcGCTTCCCCGCTGTATAAACTGACCGCAGGAAAAGGGAAAATAGAATGGAAAACACAACACGAGGAAATCCGTCAAAAGTTAATTAAGAGCTCAACAAGTGAACCAGTCCTTACAATATTTAATCCAAGTTACCCTATTGAGCTGCACACGGATGCTAGCGCAGATGGGTATGGAGCTGTACTCATGCAGAGAGTCAATGGCAAATCACTCGTAGTCGCatattatagtaaaaaaacGACTGATGCGGAGTCACGTTACCATTCATATGAATTGGAAACTCTC AAATTTCACGGTTGTTGA